From Gemmatimonadota bacterium, the proteins below share one genomic window:
- a CDS encoding FAD-dependent oxidoreductase, which yields MDRRALLTRGGLGLLGLSAWGCASAPSTRRVDPALRLAPVRASWDRVIRTTVGLRPYRPSGFVLKAEPLGDTLLIHNFGHGGSGMSLSWGTAQLAAEMALERSERRAAVIGCGVVGLTTALQLLRRGFDVTIYAKSVPPDTTSNLSLASWTPTSGLLGDGPRAALWDDQFRRAARIAWTQLQLLVGRGYGVSWIDSYSVRADAPRPAAPGGEPPLLPSDLATRSQLLGPGEHPFPTAYAVRRPTLRIEPGIYLDRLVADVREAGGRIVIRTFASRADLVALDEPTVVNCTGLGARDLVGDPELTPLKGQLTLLIPQAEVDYSTFGSATPVPGGFVHMQPRADGIVLGGTSVEGDWSLEPDEEARRRIVEAHIDLFGRMGRG from the coding sequence ATGGATCGTCGTGCCCTCCTGACCCGGGGTGGCCTGGGCCTGCTCGGCCTGTCCGCCTGGGGCTGCGCGTCCGCGCCCTCCACGCGCCGGGTGGATCCCGCGCTCCGCCTGGCGCCCGTGCGCGCGTCCTGGGACCGGGTGATCCGCACCACGGTGGGGCTGCGTCCGTACCGCCCGTCCGGGTTCGTGCTGAAGGCGGAGCCGTTGGGCGACACGCTCCTGATCCACAACTTCGGCCACGGTGGGTCGGGCATGTCGCTGTCGTGGGGCACGGCGCAGCTCGCGGCCGAGATGGCCCTGGAGCGGTCGGAGCGGCGCGCGGCCGTGATCGGCTGCGGCGTGGTGGGGCTGACCACGGCGCTCCAGCTCCTGCGCCGCGGGTTCGACGTGACGATCTACGCGAAGAGCGTCCCGCCCGACACCACGTCCAACCTGTCGCTGGCGAGCTGGACGCCGACCTCCGGCCTGCTCGGAGACGGTCCGCGCGCGGCGCTCTGGGACGACCAGTTCCGCAGGGCGGCCCGGATCGCCTGGACACAGCTCCAGCTCCTCGTGGGGCGGGGCTACGGCGTGTCCTGGATCGACAGCTATTCGGTGCGGGCGGATGCGCCGCGACCGGCGGCGCCCGGAGGCGAGCCGCCTCTGCTGCCGTCCGATCTGGCCACCCGCTCCCAGCTCCTGGGGCCGGGAGAGCACCCGTTCCCCACGGCGTACGCGGTGCGGCGGCCCACGCTGCGCATCGAACCGGGCATCTACCTGGACCGCCTCGTGGCGGACGTACGCGAGGCCGGCGGCCGCATCGTGATCCGGACGTTCGCGTCGCGGGCGGACCTGGTGGCGCTGGACGAACCGACCGTGGTGAATTGCACCGGCCTCGGTGCCCGCGACCTGGTCGGAGATCCGGAGCTCACACCGCTGAAGGGGCAGCTCACGCTGCTGATCCCGCAGGCGGAGGTGGACTACTCGACCTTCGGGTCCGCCACTCCCGTTCCGGGGGGCTTCGTCCACATGCAGCCGCGCGCCGACGGCATCGTGCTCGGTGGCACGAGCGTGGAAGGGGACTGGTCGCTCGAGCCGGATGA